Proteins from one Hydrogenophaga sp. SL48 genomic window:
- a CDS encoding PsiF family protein, whose translation MKQLITLIALAGSLSMALAQTAAPAAAPAAAPAKAQAAAPAATPATPAAPATAATPATPAAAEKAPSAQQNRMKACNANTQAKTLKGDARKAFMKSCLSGDTAVGTAQQNKMKTCNADPKAKTLKGDERKAFMSSCLKG comes from the coding sequence ATGAAACAACTCATCACCTTGATCGCGCTGGCCGGCTCTTTGTCCATGGCCCTGGCTCAAACCGCCGCCCCTGCCGCCGCACCCGCGGCGGCGCCAGCCAAGGCACAGGCGGCGGCTCCCGCCGCCACCCCGGCCACCCCGGCTGCGCCTGCGACCGCTGCCACACCGGCCACGCCTGCAGCGGCCGAGAAAGCGCCGTCCGCCCAGCAGAACCGCATGAAGGCCTGCAACGCCAACACGCAGGCCAAAACCCTCAAAGGCGACGCGCGCAAGGCCTTCATGAAGTCCTGCCTGAGCGGCGACACCGCTGTCGGCACCGCCCAACAGAACAAGATGAAGACCTGCAACGCCGACCCCAAGGCCAAGACCCTGAAGGGCGACGAGCGCAAGGCGTTCATGAGCAGCTGCTTGAAAGGTTGA
- the argS gene encoding arginine--tRNA ligase: MLSVKQELLSGLAAGLETLSPGAGARAAFESPKVAAHGDFACTAAMQLAKPLKLNPRQLAETLRATLLAQPAYQRWVSDIDIAGPGFINIRLKPAAKQQTVREILDAAEAFGQQPRNGQRLMVEFVSANPTGPLHVGHGRQAALGDAICSLYQTQGWDVHREFYYNDAGVQIGTLAHSTQLRVNGFKPGDECWPTDPENPASKGFYNGDYIQDIANDFLAKKTVKSDDREFTASGDAQDLDGMRQFAVAYLRHEQDLDLQAFAVKFDHYYLESSLYTSGRVDATVKKLVDAGKTYELDGALWLKSTEYGDDKDRVMRKGDGTYTYFVPDVAYHIAKWERGFTKVINIQGTDHHGTIARVRAGLQAAGVGIPQGYPDYVLHTMVRVVRGGEEVKISKRAGSYVTLRDLIEWTSKDAVRFFLLSRKPDTEYTFDVDLAVQKNNDNPVYYVQYAHARICSVLAAWGGDVATLKDVDLAPLDSPAAQALMLLLAKYPAMLSDAARDFAPHDVTFYLRELAASYHSYYDAERILVDDEAVKKARLALVAATAQVLHNGLAVLGVSAPQKM, translated from the coding sequence ATGCTCTCAGTCAAACAAGAATTGCTCAGCGGCCTGGCCGCCGGGCTGGAAACCCTGTCCCCCGGCGCGGGCGCCCGCGCGGCTTTTGAATCACCCAAGGTGGCCGCGCACGGCGATTTCGCCTGCACCGCGGCCATGCAGCTGGCCAAGCCGCTCAAGCTCAACCCCCGCCAGCTGGCGGAAACCCTGCGCGCCACGCTGCTGGCCCAGCCGGCGTACCAGCGGTGGGTGTCCGACATCGACATCGCCGGCCCGGGCTTCATCAACATCCGCCTCAAGCCGGCCGCGAAGCAGCAGACCGTGCGTGAAATCCTCGACGCCGCCGAGGCGTTCGGGCAACAGCCGCGCAACGGTCAGCGACTGATGGTCGAGTTCGTCTCGGCCAACCCAACCGGCCCGCTGCACGTGGGCCACGGTCGCCAGGCCGCGCTGGGCGACGCCATCTGCAGCCTGTACCAGACCCAGGGCTGGGACGTGCACCGCGAGTTCTATTACAACGACGCGGGCGTGCAGATCGGCACCCTGGCCCATTCCACGCAACTGCGTGTCAACGGCTTCAAGCCGGGTGACGAATGCTGGCCGACCGACCCCGAGAACCCGGCCAGCAAGGGGTTCTACAACGGCGACTACATCCAGGACATCGCCAACGATTTCCTGGCGAAGAAGACCGTCAAGTCCGACGACCGCGAGTTCACCGCCAGCGGCGACGCGCAAGACCTCGACGGCATGCGCCAGTTCGCGGTGGCCTACCTGCGCCACGAGCAGGACCTGGACCTGCAGGCCTTTGCCGTCAAGTTCGACCACTACTACCTGGAGTCCAGCCTGTACACCAGCGGCCGCGTGGACGCGACGGTGAAGAAACTCGTGGACGCCGGCAAAACCTACGAGCTCGACGGCGCGCTGTGGCTCAAGTCCACCGAGTACGGCGACGACAAGGACCGCGTCATGCGCAAGGGCGACGGCACCTACACCTACTTCGTGCCCGACGTGGCCTACCACATCGCCAAGTGGGAGCGCGGTTTCACCAAGGTCATCAACATCCAGGGCACCGACCACCACGGCACCATTGCGCGCGTGCGCGCCGGCTTGCAGGCCGCTGGCGTGGGCATCCCCCAGGGCTACCCCGACTACGTGCTGCACACCATGGTGCGTGTGGTGCGCGGCGGCGAAGAGGTGAAGATCAGCAAGCGCGCCGGCAGCTACGTGACCCTGCGCGACCTGATCGAATGGACCAGCAAGGACGCGGTGCGTTTCTTCCTGCTCAGCCGCAAGCCCGACACCGAATACACCTTCGACGTTGACCTGGCCGTGCAGAAGAACAACGACAACCCGGTGTATTACGTGCAGTACGCCCACGCGCGCATCTGCTCCGTGCTCGCGGCCTGGGGCGGCGATGTGGCGACGCTGAAGGACGTGGACCTCGCGCCGCTGGACAGCCCGGCGGCACAGGCGCTCATGCTGTTGCTGGCCAAGTACCCGGCCATGCTCAGCGACGCCGCACGCGACTTCGCGCCGCACGACGTGACCTTCTACCTGCGCGAACTGGCCGCGAGTTACCACAGCTACTACGACGCCGAGCGCATCCTGGTGGACGACGAGGCCGTGAAAAAGGCCCGTCTGGCGCTGGTCGCTGCCACCGCGCAGGTATTGCACAATGGTTTGGCGGTGCTCGGCGTGAGCGCACCGCAAAAGATGTGA
- a CDS encoding SPOR domain-containing protein → MKLQATQARKHHGGTLTGFVVGLLVGLGVALSVAVYVTRVPVPFVDRGVSRKPAQDAAEAERNKGWNPNAGLAGKPAPLPEPPVAPQPSTPEQTPPDKDASATKTDPAKPGATKPADAATAKPEADPLGDLMKSKTGAAADPAAAGADPFAYFVQAGAFRSPEEAQAQKARLAMLGMDASVSEREQAGRTVYRVRMGPFGQKSMADATREQLEVNGVEAALVRVQR, encoded by the coding sequence ATGAAACTTCAAGCTACGCAGGCGAGAAAGCACCACGGCGGCACCCTCACGGGTTTCGTGGTCGGCCTGCTCGTCGGTCTGGGCGTGGCCCTGTCGGTGGCGGTGTACGTCACCCGCGTGCCCGTGCCGTTCGTGGACCGGGGCGTGTCGCGCAAACCGGCGCAGGACGCGGCCGAGGCCGAACGCAACAAGGGCTGGAACCCGAACGCTGGCCTGGCGGGCAAACCCGCGCCGTTGCCTGAGCCCCCTGTGGCGCCGCAGCCGTCCACCCCCGAGCAGACGCCACCCGACAAGGACGCGAGCGCCACCAAGACCGATCCGGCCAAACCCGGCGCCACCAAACCCGCCGATGCGGCCACGGCCAAGCCCGAAGCCGATCCGCTGGGTGATCTCATGAAGTCCAAGACCGGGGCTGCCGCCGACCCGGCTGCGGCGGGCGCCGATCCGTTCGCGTATTTCGTCCAGGCCGGGGCCTTCAGGTCACCCGAAGAGGCGCAGGCCCAGAAGGCGCGCCTGGCGATGCTGGGCATGGACGCCAGCGTCAGCGAGCGCGAGCAGGCGGGGCGCACCGTCTACCGTGTGCGCATGGGCCCCTTCGGCCAGAAGTCGATGGCCGACGCCACCCGCGAGCAGCTGGAGGTCAACGGGGTGGAGGCCGCGCTGGTGCGCGTGCAACGCTGA
- a CDS encoding thiol:disulfide interchange protein DsbA/DsbL, which translates to MDRRVFSRSLFSVGAAAAAGMSLTPALAQRVAFQEGKDFVRLAKPALTESPAGQVEVVEFFAYSCIHCFNFEPVFNEWVKRKPAHVNVRRMPVAFNQNFVPMQRLYFTLEAMGLVDKLHEKVFKAIHEERLPLTTAPAILAWVEKQGVNRDQFTGIFNGAAAKLGEKAIGLQDAYQVEGTPALGVAGRFYVGGQGPRTLLVADTLIAEVRKG; encoded by the coding sequence ATGGACCGTCGAGTTTTTTCCCGCAGCCTGTTCTCTGTCGGCGCCGCCGCAGCGGCCGGCATGAGTTTGACGCCCGCGCTCGCCCAGCGCGTCGCGTTCCAGGAGGGCAAGGACTTTGTGCGCCTGGCCAAGCCCGCGCTGACCGAATCGCCCGCAGGGCAGGTCGAGGTGGTGGAGTTCTTTGCCTACAGCTGCATCCACTGCTTCAACTTCGAGCCGGTCTTCAACGAATGGGTCAAACGCAAACCGGCCCACGTCAACGTGCGTCGCATGCCGGTGGCCTTCAACCAGAACTTCGTGCCGATGCAGCGCCTGTATTTCACGCTGGAAGCCATGGGCCTGGTCGACAAGCTGCACGAGAAGGTGTTCAAGGCGATCCACGAAGAGCGCCTGCCGCTGACCACCGCACCGGCCATCCTGGCCTGGGTGGAAAAGCAGGGCGTGAACCGCGACCAGTTCACCGGCATCTTCAACGGTGCCGCGGCCAAGCTGGGTGAAAAGGCGATCGGTCTTCAGGACGCCTACCAGGTCGAAGGCACGCCCGCACTGGGCGTCGCCGGGCGCTTCTACGTGGGCGGCCAGGGTCCACGCACCCTGCTGGTCGCCGACACGCTGATCGCCGAGGTTCGCAAGGGCTGA